In one window of Nakamurella alba DNA:
- a CDS encoding ABC transporter transmembrane domain-containing protein has protein sequence MTSTRAGRDVLADCFRWGRRGLLGAAVCGVIAELAVVAMPMAVGRAVEQLPGDGSVGVLLWPTALVLLGVAAAVLTRVEQRGSWLTGARVVGRLRCEIGVAVLDPGPVRDPGEVASRIQRDGDHLWDWMGGLVGTTRALAGLAGILVAALLLDPVLGTIAVIATVASVGGGVWFAPRYQARSLLLAEAHGRAASRLQELVAGLPAARGLGVTPELLRRNRSGGADIADRAVAAAVYAARWDLATRAVPLLGIAAGLALRTDGGPGPGGLLAWITWMVLLSATCGRLVSQQEVRRTAAASADRLAELLAAPGSAAPAHLPERPQLLSGSITENIAVGRAVSVAEIRLAADRAALQEDVERLPDGFDTVVGDGGRLLSGGQRQRLALARELLDDPPELVLAGALDAVDAVTVRRILDRAAADGRRLTTTEGAA, from the coding sequence ATGACGTCCACCCGGGCCGGACGCGACGTCCTCGCCGACTGCTTCCGGTGGGGTCGGCGCGGCCTGCTCGGCGCCGCGGTCTGCGGGGTGATCGCGGAGCTCGCGGTGGTGGCGATGCCGATGGCGGTCGGGCGCGCGGTCGAACAGCTACCGGGCGACGGGTCCGTCGGTGTCCTGCTCTGGCCCACGGCCCTGGTGCTGCTCGGCGTCGCCGCGGCCGTCCTCACCCGCGTCGAGCAGCGCGGCAGCTGGCTGACCGGTGCCCGGGTGGTGGGCCGGCTGCGGTGCGAGATCGGTGTCGCCGTCCTGGATCCCGGACCGGTCCGGGATCCGGGCGAGGTGGCCTCCCGCATCCAGCGCGACGGCGACCACCTGTGGGACTGGATGGGCGGACTGGTCGGCACGACCCGGGCACTGGCCGGGCTCGCCGGCATCCTCGTCGCCGCACTGCTCCTGGACCCGGTGCTCGGGACCATCGCCGTGATCGCGACGGTGGCATCGGTCGGCGGCGGCGTCTGGTTCGCACCGCGCTACCAGGCCCGCAGCCTGCTGCTCGCCGAGGCGCACGGGCGTGCTGCCTCCCGGCTGCAGGAGCTGGTGGCCGGGCTGCCGGCCGCACGCGGTCTGGGCGTCACCCCGGAGCTGCTGCGGCGCAACCGTTCCGGTGGTGCGGACATCGCGGACCGCGCCGTCGCGGCTGCGGTGTACGCGGCGCGGTGGGACCTGGCGACCCGCGCGGTGCCGTTGCTCGGCATCGCGGCCGGGCTCGCCCTGCGGACCGACGGCGGGCCGGGTCCGGGCGGGCTGCTCGCCTGGATCACCTGGATGGTGCTGCTGTCGGCCACCTGCGGCCGGCTGGTCTCCCAGCAGGAGGTCCGCCGGACCGCCGCCGCGTCGGCCGACCGGCTGGCGGAGCTGTTGGCGGCCCCGGGGTCAGCGGCCCCGGCACACCTGCCGGAGCGGCCACAGCTGTTGTCCGGTTCCATCACCGAGAACATCGCCGTGGGAAGGGCTGTCAGCGTGGCGGAGATCCGGCTGGCCGCTGACCGGGCGGCGCTGCAGGAGGACGTCGAGCGGCTCCCGGACGGTTTCGACACAGTGGTCGGCGACGGCGGCCGGCTGCTGTCCGGCGGGCAGCGACAGCGGTTGGCGCTGGCCAGGGAACTGCTCGACGACCCGCCGGAGCTGGTGCTCGCCGGGGCCCTGGATGCCGTGGACGCCGTCACCGTCCGGCGGATCCTGGACCGCGCGGCGGCCGACGGACGCCGGTTGACCACCACGGAGGGCGCGGCGTGA
- the mnhG gene encoding monovalent cation/H(+) antiporter subunit G, with amino-acid sequence MTAGWVDVVSGIALVLGALLSALAGIAVLRFPDTMSRIHAATKPQVLGIMLLMLGVGLRVGSWAVVGLLVLVVVLQFVTAPVSAHLVVRAAHRRGDGAREGSDQDGSTTSIQR; translated from the coding sequence GTGACCGCCGGATGGGTCGACGTCGTCTCCGGCATCGCGCTGGTGCTGGGCGCGCTGCTGTCGGCGCTGGCCGGGATCGCCGTGCTGCGGTTCCCGGACACCATGAGCCGGATCCACGCCGCGACCAAGCCGCAGGTGCTCGGCATCATGCTGCTGATGCTCGGGGTGGGACTGCGGGTCGGGTCGTGGGCGGTGGTCGGGCTGCTGGTGCTGGTGGTGGTGCTGCAGTTCGTCACCGCGCCGGTGTCGGCGCACCTGGTGGTGCGGGCCGCCCACCGGCGCGGCGACGGTGCCCGGGAAGGCTCGGATCAGGACGGCTCGACGACCAGCATCCAGAGGTGA
- a CDS encoding siderophore-interacting protein, which yields MKYYRAQVLRTAYVTPKMIRVTLGGDELAGYEAEGHPDDYCKVLFPHPGESDVVVPVLVDGIETAPDGRAHAERRSYSIRRYDPVAREVDIDFAVHDHGLATRWAAGARPGDPLALSDAGGGYHPPAGTTEVRLVGDSTSLPAIGRILAEAPAGLRILATVVVPDAGEEQVLPSAADVHLEWVHVPDPRQVGAAMEAALRALPEPAGDSYTWVAGENTACRKGRAHLRRELGLPGRQYHTLGYWRVDEETWSARYEEVGGVVEERIDVAAEQIADDEELVDEIERIYDEAGLGW from the coding sequence GTGAAGTACTACAGGGCGCAGGTCCTGCGGACGGCGTACGTCACCCCGAAGATGATCCGGGTGACGCTCGGCGGGGACGAGCTCGCCGGGTACGAGGCCGAAGGCCACCCCGACGACTACTGCAAGGTGCTGTTCCCGCACCCCGGCGAATCCGACGTGGTGGTGCCGGTGCTCGTCGACGGCATCGAGACGGCCCCCGACGGGCGTGCCCACGCGGAGCGGCGCAGCTACTCGATCCGCCGGTACGACCCGGTCGCCCGTGAGGTGGACATCGACTTCGCGGTGCACGACCACGGTCTCGCCACGAGGTGGGCGGCGGGTGCCCGCCCCGGCGACCCGCTGGCGCTGAGCGACGCCGGCGGCGGGTACCACCCGCCGGCGGGGACCACGGAGGTGCGGCTGGTCGGCGACAGCACCTCGCTGCCGGCCATCGGCCGCATCCTGGCGGAGGCACCGGCCGGCCTGCGGATCCTGGCAACGGTGGTGGTGCCGGATGCCGGGGAGGAGCAGGTCCTGCCGTCCGCGGCCGACGTGCACCTGGAGTGGGTGCACGTGCCCGACCCGCGGCAGGTCGGGGCCGCCATGGAGGCGGCGCTGCGGGCCCTGCCGGAGCCCGCCGGGGACAGCTACACCTGGGTCGCCGGGGAGAACACCGCCTGCCGGAAGGGCCGCGCCCACCTCCGCCGCGAACTCGGTCTGCCAGGCCGGCAGTACCACACGCTGGGCTACTGGCGGGTGGACGAAGAGACCTGGTCCGCCCGCTACGAGGAAGTGGGCGGTGTCGTCGAGGAGCGTATCGACGTGGCGGCAGAGCAGATCGCCGACGACGAGGAACTGGTCGACGAGATCGAGAGGATCTACGACGAGGCCGGCCTGGGCTGGTGA
- a CDS encoding VOC family protein, translating to MTTFGPVVVCLPTEDRGRAHAFYAGALGLDTIGPIAEDGLPEPLQFVVNDGLRLMLIPTGGFGWTIGDRTVAGPGVAEVQLSLAPATSAEVDELLAKAQAGGGSVVTPPQQQPWGYSGSFADPDGHLWMLVVEPS from the coding sequence ATGACGACATTCGGGCCGGTGGTGGTGTGCCTGCCGACGGAGGACCGGGGGCGGGCGCACGCGTTCTACGCCGGCGCGCTCGGGCTCGACACGATCGGCCCGATCGCCGAGGACGGCCTGCCGGAACCACTGCAGTTCGTGGTCAACGACGGGCTGCGGCTGATGCTGATCCCGACCGGGGGGTTCGGTTGGACCATCGGCGACCGGACGGTCGCCGGTCCAGGGGTCGCCGAGGTGCAGCTGTCACTGGCGCCGGCCACCTCCGCCGAGGTGGACGAGCTGCTGGCGAAGGCGCAGGCCGGTGGCGGCAGCGTGGTCACACCCCCGCAGCAGCAACCCTGGGGGTACTCCGGCAGCTTCGCCGACCCGGACGGTCACCTCTGGATGCTGGTCGTCGAGCCGTCCTGA
- a CDS encoding sodium:proton antiporter translates to MNPNALDSNVTIAVIIGVSFACGVYLLMSKNLIRVLLGFLLVGHGTNLLLLSSGRGGIAPIAGSDGDLADPLPQALILTSIVITLAVVTFLLAMAYRNYRLTRETEVADDPDDAAVAHRGETVGGGE, encoded by the coding sequence GTGAACCCGAACGCGCTTGACTCCAACGTCACCATCGCGGTGATCATCGGCGTCAGCTTCGCCTGCGGCGTCTACCTGCTGATGAGCAAGAACCTGATCCGGGTGCTGCTCGGCTTCCTGCTCGTCGGGCACGGCACCAACCTTTTGCTGCTCTCCAGCGGCCGCGGTGGGATCGCGCCGATCGCCGGCAGCGACGGTGATCTCGCCGACCCGCTGCCGCAGGCGCTGATCCTCACCTCGATCGTCATCACCCTGGCCGTGGTGACCTTCCTACTGGCCATGGCGTACCGGAACTACCGACTGACCAGGGAGACCGAGGTCGCCGACGATCCGGACGATGCCGCAGTGGCCCACCGGGGCGAGACCGTGGGCGGTGGCGAATGA
- a CDS encoding monovalent cation/H+ antiporter complex subunit F: MTVVFVIAAALFGVGAIGAAVRLVRGPSLLDRAVALDVLLAVVTGVIVLIAAIERSATTLVIGVVVALLGFIGSAGLAKLLPGERQ; this comes from the coding sequence ATGACGGTGGTGTTCGTGATCGCGGCCGCGCTGTTCGGTGTCGGGGCCATCGGCGCGGCGGTGCGGCTGGTGCGCGGGCCGTCGCTGCTGGACCGGGCGGTGGCGCTGGACGTGCTGCTGGCGGTGGTGACCGGGGTGATCGTGCTGATCGCCGCGATCGAGCGGAGTGCCACCACCCTGGTGATCGGGGTGGTGGTCGCATTGCTCGGCTTCATCGGCTCGGCCGGGCTGGCCAAGCTGCTGCCGGGGGAGCGCCAGTGA
- a CDS encoding Na+/H+ antiporter subunit D → MTAAALLPTAVMLPMAGAALTLILGKRPKAQRIVSVSVLILQLVVEISMLLAVDANGTLVVQVGGWSAPFGITLVADRLATLMLVVSTTVTLAVLIYAISADHADGEETDTPVTIFHPAFLILATGVSNAFLAGDLFNLFVSFEILLTASYVLITSGGTMERLRDGAPYVVVSLLSSIIFLSGIALVYTATGTVNLADLAGKMAALPVGIVLVLQAMLLVAFGVKAAIWPMQQWLPDSYPTAPAPVTAVFAGLLTKVGVYAIIRVQTLLFPGGNFDDLLMIIAAITMVIGILGALAQAGIKRMLSFTLVSHIGYMLFGVAAHNEIGLAASIFYVMHHILVQTALFLAAGLIERVAGTTQLSRLSGLAAASPLLAVLFFVPAMNLAGVPPFSGFLGKVGLFEAGVENGSAVAYVVVGAGALTSLLTLYTILRVWGRAFWRPDPEVLEGGAPGERIRPGQDKKWFAATQARRTALRTAAARLPLGMLVATTFVVAVTLVLTVVGGPIYGVAERAAENLGDRNGYITAVFGADASSGTGGLQVTEGAGP, encoded by the coding sequence ATGACCGCCGCCGCACTGCTGCCCACCGCCGTCATGCTGCCGATGGCCGGTGCCGCGCTCACCCTGATCCTCGGCAAGCGGCCGAAGGCGCAGCGGATCGTGTCCGTCTCGGTGCTGATCCTGCAGCTGGTGGTGGAGATCTCGATGCTGCTCGCGGTCGACGCGAACGGCACGCTGGTCGTCCAGGTCGGCGGCTGGTCGGCGCCGTTCGGCATCACCCTGGTCGCCGACCGGCTGGCGACGCTGATGTTGGTGGTGTCCACCACGGTCACCCTGGCGGTGCTGATCTACGCGATCTCGGCCGACCACGCGGACGGCGAGGAGACGGACACCCCGGTCACGATCTTCCACCCGGCGTTCCTGATCCTGGCCACGGGTGTGTCCAACGCGTTCCTGGCCGGCGACCTGTTCAACCTGTTCGTCTCGTTCGAGATCCTGCTGACCGCCAGCTATGTGCTGATCACCAGTGGCGGCACGATGGAGCGGCTGCGTGACGGGGCGCCGTACGTGGTGGTCTCGCTGCTGTCGTCGATCATCTTCCTGTCCGGCATCGCGCTGGTGTACACCGCCACCGGCACCGTCAATCTCGCCGATCTGGCTGGCAAGATGGCCGCCCTGCCGGTCGGGATCGTGCTGGTGCTGCAGGCGATGCTGCTGGTCGCGTTCGGGGTGAAGGCCGCGATCTGGCCGATGCAGCAGTGGTTGCCGGACTCGTACCCGACGGCGCCGGCCCCGGTGACCGCGGTGTTCGCCGGCCTGCTCACCAAGGTCGGGGTGTACGCGATCATCCGGGTGCAGACGCTGCTGTTCCCGGGCGGCAACTTCGACGACCTGCTGATGATCATCGCCGCGATCACCATGGTGATCGGCATCCTCGGCGCGCTCGCCCAGGCGGGCATCAAGAGGATGCTGTCGTTCACCCTGGTCTCGCACATCGGCTACATGCTGTTCGGGGTGGCGGCGCACAACGAGATCGGGCTGGCCGCTTCGATCTTCTACGTGATGCACCACATCCTGGTGCAGACCGCGCTGTTCCTGGCCGCGGGCCTGATCGAACGGGTGGCCGGGACGACGCAGCTCAGTCGGTTGTCCGGGCTGGCCGCGGCGTCCCCGCTGCTGGCCGTGCTGTTCTTCGTCCCCGCGATGAACCTGGCCGGGGTGCCGCCGTTCTCCGGGTTCCTCGGCAAGGTCGGCCTGTTCGAGGCCGGGGTCGAGAACGGTTCTGCGGTGGCCTATGTCGTGGTCGGCGCGGGCGCGCTCACCTCGCTGCTCACGCTCTACACGATCCTGCGGGTGTGGGGCCGGGCGTTCTGGCGGCCCGATCCGGAGGTGCTGGAGGGCGGCGCGCCGGGGGAGAGGATCCGGCCCGGTCAGGACAAGAAGTGGTTCGCGGCCACCCAGGCCCGGCGGACGGCGCTGCGCACCGCGGCGGCCCGGCTGCCGCTGGGCATGCTGGTCGCCACCACCTTCGTGGTGGCGGTGACGCTGGTGCTGACGGTGGTCGGCGGCCCGATCTACGGGGTGGCGGAACGGGCGGCGGAGAACCTGGGCGACCGGAACGGGTACATCACCGCGGTCTTCGGTGCGGACGCCTCCTCCGGCACCGGCGGGCTGCAGGTCACCGAGGGGGCGGGACCGTGA
- a CDS encoding Na+/H+ antiporter subunit E, producing the protein MIRGKGSRVRSAVRHRTGGWRTWCITMGWLLLVWFALWGAVSPWLALAGIAASAALLLLFPLPVVEFSFGLHPWRTVVLIGRFFYDVLVASAQVAWLAVRPRPPAGAITTVQLRSTSDLVQTLVSLAVSLVPGSLIIEADPENRTLVIHVLDVKPGGLSAFHRQVLDQEERILQALGSKDEIDAVMIGEDDGELAMHSGAVTLGSTVLLGDGPRKDDGTEERA; encoded by the coding sequence GTGATCCGCGGCAAGGGCAGCCGGGTCCGGTCCGCCGTCCGCCACCGCACCGGCGGCTGGCGTACCTGGTGCATCACCATGGGCTGGCTGCTGCTGGTCTGGTTCGCGCTGTGGGGCGCGGTGTCGCCGTGGCTGGCACTGGCCGGCATCGCCGCCTCGGCGGCCCTGCTGCTGCTGTTCCCGCTGCCGGTGGTGGAGTTCTCGTTCGGTCTGCACCCGTGGCGCACCGTCGTGCTGATCGGCCGGTTCTTCTACGACGTCCTGGTCGCCAGTGCCCAGGTGGCCTGGCTCGCGGTGCGGCCCCGGCCGCCGGCCGGTGCGATCACCACGGTGCAGCTGCGGTCGACCTCCGACCTGGTGCAGACGCTGGTCTCGCTGGCCGTGTCGCTGGTCCCGGGCAGCCTGATCATCGAGGCGGACCCGGAGAACCGGACCCTGGTGATCCACGTGCTCGACGTGAAACCCGGTGGCCTGTCGGCCTTCCACCGGCAGGTGCTGGACCAGGAGGAGCGGATCCTGCAGGCACTGGGCAGCAAGGACGAGATCGACGCCGTGATGATCGGCGAGGACGACGGCGAGCTGGCGATGCACAGCGGTGCGGTCACCCTCGGCAGCACGGTGCTGCTGGGCGACGGACCCCGCAAGGACGACGGGACGGAGGAGCGGGCATGA
- a CDS encoding Na+/H+ antiporter subunit A, whose amino-acid sequence MSAAAAPHPRRPADTVTAGGPFSWAGAVLLLFFVAAVLAPWLIRLFDRSAIIALALLPAATTVWAAVMVPAALDGGHRALRISWIPTLGLTLDLRWDALSAVLTLVVAGIGTLVMLYSARYFPAGDDGAGRYTGALLAFAGAMLGLVLADNLFLLLVCWELTGMLSYLLIALRTGKQSARKAASQAFIVTTAGGLAMLIGAVMIGVQAGTYRISEILAAPPTGAIVHTGVVLLLVGGLSKSAIFPFQFWLPGAMAAPTPASAYLHAATMVKAGIYLFARFAPAFAGLGAWQPVLIGLGAITMLYGAVQALRQRDLKLLLAYGTVSQLGLMTVVLGVGTPDALLAGLALLIGHASFKAALFFVVGIIDTGTGTRDLTMLSGLGRQRPVLLVTAVLAAVSMAGIPPMIGFVTKEAALAATTGAGTAGAVATVVIVVGSALTVAYSARFLWGAFATKSGVAPTRIAATPLLMTAPTQLLVVLGLAAGIVPGVLEGIVQSYAGTAGQTHTDALALWHGFTLALGLSALAWLVGAAVYLGQRAAERRRTPARPGNDPGTVYRWLTGLLEEGAARFTGLTHRGSLPSSMGAILLVLIVFPGSMLIASGAGPAHVIAWEEPAEAVIALIVIVLAVMTLRSKRGLTAVLLVGGIGYAVAVLFVLRGAPDLALTQILVETVTLVAALLVLRRLPDTALYEARPGNRVRAVLAVGVGALMTAVALILPGSRVTAPISTELTNLAVEYGGGSNVVNVILVDTRGWDTFGEILVLVAAATGVASLVFLQNRTGAAPRRPSAEAGNLPKPNSPTPWLRSPWVPRRSLLLEVVTRLIFHTVVIFSVYVLFVGHDQPGGGFAGGLIVGLALTLRYIAGGAFELGEAAPWDVGAILGAGIVLAVGTAAGGLFFGGDVLQSVILKADVPLLGEFKFVTSSLFDIGVYLVVIGMVLDVLRSLGAGIDRIDHFDTVRAPSTRRREVAR is encoded by the coding sequence ATGTCCGCAGCCGCCGCGCCGCACCCACGCCGACCGGCCGACACCGTGACGGCGGGCGGACCCTTCTCCTGGGCCGGTGCGGTCCTGCTGCTGTTCTTCGTCGCCGCGGTGCTGGCGCCCTGGCTGATCCGGCTGTTCGACCGATCGGCGATCATCGCGCTCGCGCTCCTCCCCGCCGCCACCACCGTCTGGGCGGCGGTCATGGTGCCGGCCGCGCTGGACGGCGGGCACCGGGCGCTGCGGATCAGCTGGATCCCGACCCTCGGTCTGACCCTGGACCTGCGCTGGGACGCGCTGTCCGCGGTGCTGACGCTCGTGGTGGCCGGCATCGGCACCCTGGTGATGCTGTACTCGGCGCGGTACTTCCCGGCCGGGGACGACGGCGCCGGCCGCTACACCGGGGCGCTGCTGGCCTTCGCCGGCGCGATGCTCGGACTGGTCCTGGCGGACAACCTGTTCCTGCTGCTGGTCTGCTGGGAGCTGACCGGCATGCTGTCCTACCTGCTCATCGCATTGCGGACCGGCAAGCAGTCGGCCCGGAAGGCGGCGTCGCAGGCGTTCATCGTGACCACCGCCGGCGGACTGGCGATGCTGATCGGCGCCGTGATGATCGGCGTCCAGGCCGGCACCTACCGGATCTCGGAGATCCTCGCCGCGCCGCCGACCGGTGCGATCGTGCACACCGGGGTGGTGCTGCTGCTGGTCGGCGGCCTGAGCAAGTCGGCGATCTTCCCGTTCCAGTTCTGGCTGCCGGGCGCCATGGCGGCCCCGACCCCGGCCAGTGCCTACCTGCACGCCGCGACCATGGTGAAGGCGGGCATCTACCTGTTCGCCCGGTTCGCCCCGGCATTCGCCGGCCTGGGTGCCTGGCAGCCGGTGCTGATCGGGCTGGGCGCGATCACCATGCTCTACGGCGCCGTGCAGGCGCTCCGGCAACGCGACCTCAAGCTGCTGCTGGCCTACGGCACGGTGTCCCAGCTGGGCCTGATGACGGTGGTGCTCGGCGTCGGCACCCCGGACGCCCTGCTCGCCGGGCTGGCCCTGCTGATCGGTCACGCCTCGTTCAAGGCGGCCCTGTTCTTCGTCGTCGGGATCATCGACACCGGTACCGGCACCAGGGATCTCACCATGTTGTCCGGCCTCGGCCGGCAACGCCCGGTACTGCTGGTGACTGCGGTCCTGGCGGCGGTGTCGATGGCCGGCATCCCGCCGATGATCGGCTTCGTGACCAAGGAGGCCGCGCTCGCCGCCACCACCGGTGCCGGTACCGCCGGCGCGGTCGCGACCGTGGTGATCGTCGTCGGCTCGGCGCTGACCGTCGCCTACAGCGCCCGTTTCCTCTGGGGTGCCTTCGCCACCAAGAGCGGTGTCGCCCCCACCCGGATCGCCGCCACACCGCTGCTGATGACCGCACCGACCCAGCTGCTCGTCGTGCTCGGGCTGGCCGCCGGCATCGTCCCCGGTGTGCTCGAGGGCATCGTGCAGTCGTACGCCGGCACGGCGGGACAGACGCACACCGACGCGCTGGCGCTGTGGCACGGGTTCACCCTCGCCCTCGGCCTGTCCGCGCTGGCCTGGCTGGTCGGTGCCGCGGTCTACCTCGGGCAGCGGGCCGCCGAGCGCCGCCGTACGCCGGCCCGCCCGGGCAACGATCCCGGCACCGTCTACCGGTGGCTGACCGGGCTGCTCGAGGAGGGCGCCGCCCGGTTCACCGGGCTGACGCACCGCGGGTCGCTGCCGTCCTCGATGGGCGCGATCCTGCTGGTGCTCATCGTGTTCCCGGGCAGCATGCTGATCGCTTCCGGTGCCGGGCCGGCCCACGTGATCGCCTGGGAGGAACCGGCCGAGGCGGTCATCGCGCTGATCGTGATCGTCCTGGCCGTGATGACCCTGCGGAGCAAGCGCGGTCTGACCGCGGTGCTGCTGGTCGGCGGCATCGGCTACGCCGTCGCCGTGTTGTTCGTGCTGCGCGGTGCGCCGGACCTGGCGCTGACCCAGATCCTGGTGGAGACGGTGACCCTGGTGGCGGCGCTGCTGGTGCTGCGCCGGCTGCCGGACACCGCCCTCTACGAGGCCCGCCCGGGCAACCGGGTCCGCGCGGTGCTGGCCGTCGGGGTCGGTGCGCTGATGACCGCCGTCGCGCTGATCCTGCCGGGATCCCGGGTGACGGCACCGATCTCGACCGAGCTCACCAACCTCGCGGTGGAGTACGGCGGCGGCAGCAACGTGGTCAACGTGATCCTGGTGGACACCCGCGGCTGGGACACCTTCGGCGAGATCCTGGTGCTGGTGGCCGCGGCGACCGGTGTCGCCTCGCTGGTGTTCCTGCAGAACCGCACCGGCGCCGCCCCGCGCCGGCCGTCCGCGGAGGCCGGGAACCTGCCGAAGCCGAACAGCCCGACGCCGTGGTTGCGTTCGCCGTGGGTGCCGCGCCGCTCGCTGCTGCTGGAGGTGGTGACCCGGCTGATCTTCCACACCGTGGTGATCTTCTCGGTCTACGTGTTGTTCGTCGGGCACGACCAGCCGGGCGGTGGGTTCGCCGGCGGGTTGATCGTCGGGCTCGCGCTCACCCTGCGGTACATCGCCGGCGGGGCGTTCGAACTCGGCGAGGCCGCGCCGTGGGACGTCGGCGCGATCCTGGGTGCCGGCATCGTGCTGGCGGTCGGGACGGCGGCCGGCGGGCTGTTCTTCGGCGGGGACGTGCTGCAGAGCGTGATCCTCAAGGCGGACGTGCCGCTGCTCGGCGAGTTCAAGTTCGTCACCTCGTCGCTGTTCGACATCGGTGTCTACCTGGTGGTGATCGGCATGGTGCTGGACGTGCTCCGGTCGCTCGGTGCCGGCATCGACCGCATCGACCACTTCGACACGGTGCGCGCACCGTCGACCCGTCGCCGGGAGGTGGCCCGGTGA
- a CDS encoding ATP-binding cassette domain-containing protein: MNPLRRLLGLLADHRRQVLLALLCAAGSAAALALVAPAAGGLVGTAGGGDGSQDGGLVQGAVLLAVAVPAHLVLEYLAATVLARLGAVLGRRLRDDLADAVAGADLEQVENDRGSDLVSRGTTEVDRIAGFASSQLPALVIGAGYLVFSTGVLLVESTLLCLVLLAVHVPAAVLLARRYSAAADSAFAAEAVTAAALAGTVAEGAAAGGALWRPVSRRWWAARVRQRDAELVGAIRRTIRALNLIPWFTVVESLALAATIGLGGWWVSTGDLDLGVLAVFVVASGTFFATFGDIASVIGDLGATKAHAVRYFDALDRLVPATPAALSPGPLAVDGLTVGYRVGHPVLQGFSAGFRDGGWTAVVGPSGAGKSTLAKTLAGLYRPWAGTVTAPAAPVLLAQEPMYLAGTVRENLLLPDGIGDARVLRCAATLGLQQQLSGLGGLDARMPGPQDAVAHRVVGLLRVALRDPQVLVLDESTAGLDDDSTARVHAGIRALRPDRTVVVIAHHRAALAGVDLVITVDNRKVQA, encoded by the coding sequence GTGAACCCGCTCCGCCGCCTGCTGGGCCTGCTCGCCGACCACCGTCGGCAGGTCCTGCTCGCCCTGCTCTGCGCCGCCGGCTCGGCCGCGGCCCTGGCCCTGGTCGCACCGGCGGCCGGCGGCCTGGTCGGGACGGCCGGCGGCGGCGATGGCTCCCAGGACGGCGGCCTGGTGCAGGGCGCGGTCCTGCTCGCCGTGGCGGTACCTGCGCACCTGGTCCTGGAGTACCTCGCCGCCACCGTCCTCGCACGACTGGGCGCGGTGCTCGGCCGACGGCTGCGCGACGACCTGGCGGACGCGGTCGCCGGCGCGGATCTCGAGCAGGTGGAGAACGACCGCGGCAGCGACCTGGTCTCGCGCGGGACCACCGAGGTCGACCGGATCGCCGGGTTCGCCTCGTCCCAGCTGCCGGCACTGGTGATCGGCGCCGGGTACCTGGTGTTCTCCACCGGCGTGCTGCTGGTGGAATCGACCCTGCTGTGTCTCGTCCTGCTCGCGGTGCACGTCCCGGCCGCCGTGCTGCTGGCCCGCCGGTACTCCGCTGCCGCGGACAGCGCCTTCGCCGCGGAGGCGGTGACCGCCGCCGCGCTGGCAGGCACCGTCGCCGAAGGGGCGGCTGCGGGAGGCGCGTTGTGGCGGCCGGTGTCCCGCCGGTGGTGGGCGGCCCGGGTGCGGCAACGGGACGCCGAGCTGGTCGGCGCGATCCGGCGGACCATTCGGGCACTGAACCTGATCCCGTGGTTCACCGTCGTCGAGTCACTGGCACTCGCCGCCACCATCGGGCTCGGCGGCTGGTGGGTGAGCACCGGCGACCTGGACCTCGGCGTGCTGGCGGTCTTCGTCGTCGCCTCCGGCACGTTCTTCGCCACCTTCGGCGACATCGCCTCCGTGATCGGAGATCTCGGCGCGACCAAGGCACACGCCGTCCGCTACTTCGACGCACTCGACCGGCTGGTCCCCGCGACGCCGGCGGCCCTCTCCCCCGGGCCGCTGGCGGTCGACGGGCTGACCGTGGGATACCGAGTGGGACACCCGGTGCTGCAGGGTTTCTCCGCCGGGTTCCGGGACGGGGGGTGGACGGCGGTGGTCGGTCCGTCCGGTGCGGGCAAGTCCACCCTGGCGAAGACGCTGGCCGGTCTGTACCGGCCGTGGGCCGGTACGGTCACGGCGCCGGCCGCACCCGTGCTGCTCGCCCAGGAACCGATGTACCTGGCCGGGACGGTCCGGGAGAACCTGCTGCTGCCGGACGGCATCGGCGACGCCCGGGTCCTGCGGTGCGCGGCGACACTGGGCCTGCAGCAGCAGCTCTCGGGCCTCGGAGGGCTGGACGCCCGCATGCCCGGACCGCAGGACGCGGTGGCGCACCGGGTGGTCGGCCTGCTGCGCGTCGCCCTGCGCGACCCGCAGGTGCTCGTGCTGGACGAGTCCACCGCCGGGCTGGACGACGACAGCACCGCCCGGGTGCACGCCGGGATCCGTGCGCTCCGGCCGGACCGCACCGTGGTGGTCATCGCCCACCACCGGGCCGCACTGGCCGGAGTCGATCTCGTGATCACCGTCGACAACAGGAAGGTGCAGGCGTGA